The following DNA comes from Brassica oleracea var. oleracea cultivar TO1000 chromosome C5, BOL, whole genome shotgun sequence.
CGTCATTAAGTTCTCTACTACCAAAATCATAAGTTGGGCAGATACTTAAACTACAGAATAATTAGTTTAACCTAACTAAAGTCCATATTAAGAAATGATTAAGTTATAGACCAGTAGACATTATAAAAGTTTCTTGAGTGCAAATGGTAGGATCTTGCTATGGACGGTTTGAGTTAAATCAGCATCTATATGTTGCAATGCCTTTTCTTTCCCAATGGTATCTTTGATCTTCACAAAGACTCAACCTTTCTTTTGGACAACAGACTCTATTCTTGAACTTTTTATTTTTCATTTACAACCATCCATGGATTTTTATTTATTTTACTTTTCGGTCAAGAGAACAATCACCTTTGCAGTTTGAATGGACCATGTGAGTATATACATTTATACATCCAAATTCGATCGTAGTAAATATAAATTTGAGGTGGTTTCCCGTCTATTATAAATGTATTATATAGCTTAATACTAGCTCTTTAAGCTTAATTTGATTTAGTAACAAGAAAATACACTTTAGTTACATTTAACTTAATCAAAAGCGGATAATTGATAGTAATTTGTTTCTGTCAAGTTGCTACTCCCTCCGTTTCATATTAAGTGTCGTTTTAGAGAATTTTTTTCGTTACAAAATAAGTGTCGTTTTCGATTTTCAATGCAAAATTTATTAATTTTATGCAAAATTTATTTTTCTATTGGTTGAAATATGGTTAGGTGTATAGGTAATAGTGTTTTTTTATAGGAAATGGATAAAATTAATTGTTTCTTTCAGTCTGTATACCTAACCTTAAAACCACACTTATTATAATCTGATTGTGTTTACGAGTCAAAAGCAAGCAATTATTGAGAGAAGTTGACCAAACCCAAGAATCTTCGGTTATTGTTCCAATGGTCCAACAACAGAAAATATCTCTTACATTAAAGTCAGTATTACATTTTTGCGAGACTTTGGAATTTTTTTCATCTAAAGATACATTACTTATGTCAAATTAATTATTTTTCCGTTTAACAAAAAAGATTAAGTTATTCCAAAAAACTGTTATCTATGGAAGCTCATTAGTCCAACAATTTGATTAAGCGTTCGTACGGCGAGAAGTTCGGAGTTCAAACTCTAAAAACATCCAAATTACGCAATTATAAAGAAAAAATGTTACAAGAAATCATTAGCATGATGATGCAGAGCATACCATCAGACATGAATCTCATAGGATGGTTCGGAATGACACAGACAGACGTGTATTTTTATAAGGTGGTAAAATTGTCGGCTATAAAATCATCTATTTAATAATTTTCATTTTTCATTGTTGTAATAATATAATTAACTTAAAAAATGTTATTTTTATATATTTAAAATGAATATTCACGAAGAATACCAAATTCCACTATTCATTCTTTATTAATAAATTTTAGTTAATTAATATTATTAAAACATAGTAATTGACGATAAATAATAAAAATTTATAATTCTGAACATGGCATGAATGCTAATTTCAATAGTCCTGGACAGAAAGCTAACAAGTGTAATATCAGCTATTAAATAACCACATATTATAAAAATGAGCCGTGTTGTAATGTAAATGACAAAAGCAACCCTGTCGACAGAGATATATTACGAAGGCGACATACCAAGTAGAACTCTCGCACTCTCTCTCTATAAAGCTGAGCTCCCTCTTTGCCTCTCTAAAAACCTCTCAGACTCAAATCAAATCAAATCCTTTCTCTTTTTCGAAACTCTCAAACCTCAACAGAAAAAAAAATGGCGCGAATTCTCTTCCGTCTTCTCGGAGAATCCAACACTCCGTCGCCTGTCACGGATACCGCCACCGTGTCTTTGAACTCCGACCTCGTCGTCATCCTCGCCGCTCTCATCTGCGCCTTGATCTGCGTCCTCGGTCTAATCGCCGTCTCTCGATGCGTCTGGCTCCGCCGTCTCGCCGCCGGTACCAGAACCTCCTCCGGATCCCAAGACGGTTCCGGCCAATCTCCTCCGCAGCAGGCAGCGGCGGCGAACAAAGGACTGAAGAAGAAAGTGCTCCAGTCTCTCCCGAAGGTGACTTTCTCGCCGGAGTCGCCTTCATCGGAGAAATTCGCCGAGTGCGCGATCTGCCTTACCGAGTTCTCCGCCGGCGACGAGCTCCGTGTTTTGCCGCAGTGTGGTCACGGATTCCACTTGTCATGCATTGACACGTGGCTCGGGTCTCACTCGTCTTGCCCTTCTTGCCGTCAGATCTTGGTTGTTGCCAGGTGTCATAAGTGTGGCGGGTTGCCCGGTAGCTCCAGCTCCGGGTCTGAACCTGAAATCGTGATCCGAATTAAGCAAGGCGAAGATGATCCTAGCTCCTACTTGCCCTGATTCGTTTTGTTCCTTCTTCGTATGTTAGATATCTTTTACTATAATTTAATGCAGATTAGTGGATAGTGTTTATTCTCTTAATATGTACATTTTTATTGTAATTTGTAAATGTTGTATTAAATTGAAATTTAGCAATTTGCGTCTAATCCTTTTTTGCTACTTTGAGTTTACGGGTACTTTTACGACCTACTGGAAGTTGATAATTTGATCTCACCGAATCGTCTCATTTGTGTTTAAGTTTGTGATTTTTTTTTCCCATGAAAATTGATATGTTTTCTTTCTCAAAAAAGATAAAAGAAGAAAACTGATCTGTTTTAGTTTTATGCACTGTATATTAGTTTTATGCATAAACCTACCCAGTCGAATTTGAATAAGGTTTTCGGATTTTCGTGTTAAGCAATCTACTAACCTTATTCGTGTTTTTGTTTTGTTTTTGGTATTAATGGTATGTGTTCGATTTCAGATCGAACTGGGAAAATGCCCAGAACAAGAAAATGCCATTAACCCGAGAACTTACATAAATCAAAATCAAAACATACAAACATACAGTAGTTCTCGGCATTGATTCTTTGGCCCATAC
Coding sequences within:
- the LOC106293084 gene encoding RING-H2 finger protein ATL80, with amino-acid sequence MARILFRLLGESNTPSPVTDTATVSLNSDLVVILAALICALICVLGLIAVSRCVWLRRLAAGTRTSSGSQDGSGQSPPQQAAAANKGLKKKVLQSLPKVTFSPESPSSEKFAECAICLTEFSAGDELRVLPQCGHGFHLSCIDTWLGSHSSCPSCRQILVVARCHKCGGLPGSSSSGSEPEIVIRIKQGEDDPSSYLP